One genomic segment of Criblamydia sequanensis CRIB-18 includes these proteins:
- a CDS encoding efflux RND transporter permease subunit — MIEKILRFSIYNPFIVFLFTLILSGYGVYSFIRLPIDAVPDITSNQIQINTLLPGFSPQQTEKMITYVIENALGGIPGLIETRSISRNAFSQVTAIFTDDTNIYFARQQINERLNEIKEDLPLGAEPKMGPISTGLGEVYMWSVEYKHPKGEGAEIKNGASGWQADGTYKTPDGETLASDFELSSYLRTVQDWIIKPQLKNITGLAGVDSIGGFVEQYEVEPDFDKLIALNLSFQDIIDGLEKNNISRGPGYFERNGEAFLIRADQRINSFDQIKNTVVRTKKGISVKINEIADVKFGKEMRTGSATKNGEETVIGTAMMLIGANSRTVSQDVDERLLEINKSLPEDIIATPLLNRTKLVNATISTVFKNLAEGAFLVIAVLFLFLKQFRASLITALVIPLSMLMAAIGMVKSGISGNLMSLGAIDFGLIVDGAVIIAENCLRRIQGKQEELGKTLSKSERLEEIFEASKEMVRPSVFGQAIILIVYIPLLTLTGVEGKMFHPMAATVIFALIAAFCLSITFVPAMLGVLMQGHIRKGKNRVMGFIKSIYKKLLEKALKEPEVSIISGLSLFAISIGIFWNLGQEFVPTLDEQDIAMHAIRIPSTSLTQSTHMQKEVEKTISGLPEVAYVFSKTGTAEMASDPMPPCVSDTFIILHPRNEWPNAYLPKNDLIAKIENAVQAHPGNNYEFTQPIQMRFNELISGVKSDFAVKIYGDDVEVMQEAANEIGTLLDTIPGSEDVKVSQSEGLPLLDIKLIPEYSNRLGIHASDVLDVLSIAAGGGKAGQIFKGDRRFDILVRAKESNRNDLHSFKNLPIPIMDDHGDMVSSVPLKEIAELEFVEGLNEVQRENGKRFVTVEANIRNRDLGSFVHESLKTIQEKIQLPQGTWIQFGGQFVNFISAKEKLKLVLPILIGFILVLLYMALHSFRDALMVFSGVPLALTGGIFALWLRDMPFSISSAVGLIALSGIAVLNGLVLISSIEALYKKTNNLEESIIQGAALRLRPVLMTAFVASLGFLPMALAATTGAEVQKPIATVVIGGLISSTLLTLFILPSLYKRFAKQ; from the coding sequence ATGATTGAAAAAATATTACGCTTCTCCATCTATAACCCGTTCATTGTTTTTTTATTCACTCTCATCTTATCAGGTTATGGGGTCTATTCCTTTATCAGATTGCCGATTGATGCGGTTCCGGATATTACAAGCAATCAAATTCAAATCAATACCCTTCTTCCCGGGTTTTCGCCTCAACAAACAGAAAAAATGATCACTTATGTCATTGAAAATGCGCTTGGCGGAATTCCGGGTCTTATTGAAACAAGATCCATTTCAAGAAACGCTTTTTCTCAAGTCACCGCTATTTTTACCGATGACACGAACATCTATTTTGCAAGACAGCAAATTAATGAACGCCTAAATGAAATCAAAGAAGATCTCCCTCTTGGAGCAGAACCCAAAATGGGTCCTATTTCAACAGGCCTTGGCGAAGTGTATATGTGGAGCGTGGAATACAAGCACCCAAAAGGTGAGGGAGCAGAAATAAAAAATGGAGCTTCCGGTTGGCAAGCCGACGGCACCTATAAAACGCCCGATGGTGAAACCTTAGCTTCTGATTTTGAGTTAAGCTCCTATCTAAGAACTGTTCAAGACTGGATCATCAAGCCTCAGCTAAAAAATATCACTGGCCTTGCCGGTGTTGATTCTATCGGCGGTTTTGTTGAACAATATGAAGTCGAGCCGGATTTTGATAAGCTCATCGCCTTAAATTTAAGTTTTCAGGATATTATCGATGGCCTTGAAAAGAACAACATCAGCCGCGGCCCCGGCTACTTTGAAAGAAATGGAGAAGCTTTTCTTATAAGGGCAGATCAGCGTATTAACTCCTTTGACCAAATAAAAAACACAGTTGTCCGAACTAAAAAAGGGATTTCTGTCAAAATCAATGAAATTGCGGATGTCAAATTCGGCAAGGAAATGAGAACCGGCAGCGCCACTAAAAATGGGGAAGAGACCGTCATCGGAACCGCTATGATGCTTATTGGAGCAAACTCAAGAACGGTTTCACAAGATGTCGATGAAAGGCTTTTAGAAATTAATAAATCCCTTCCTGAGGACATTATAGCCACTCCCTTGCTTAACCGAACAAAGCTTGTAAATGCTACCATTTCTACCGTCTTCAAAAATTTGGCTGAAGGAGCGTTTTTAGTCATTGCCGTCCTCTTTTTATTCTTAAAACAGTTTCGGGCAAGTTTAATCACAGCTCTTGTAATCCCCTTATCCATGCTTATGGCAGCTATTGGAATGGTAAAATCAGGCATAAGCGGAAATCTTATGAGCCTTGGAGCCATCGATTTCGGACTCATTGTCGATGGCGCTGTCATTATTGCCGAAAACTGTCTAAGAAGAATACAGGGCAAACAAGAAGAGCTTGGAAAAACGCTTTCAAAGTCGGAACGTTTGGAAGAAATATTTGAAGCAAGCAAGGAAATGGTAAGACCGTCCGTTTTTGGACAAGCCATTATCTTAATTGTTTACATTCCCCTTCTCACGTTAACCGGAGTTGAAGGAAAAATGTTTCATCCGATGGCAGCCACTGTCATTTTTGCGCTCATTGCCGCTTTTTGCCTTTCCATCACTTTTGTGCCAGCCATGCTTGGCGTCCTTATGCAAGGACACATCCGAAAAGGCAAAAATAGGGTGATGGGTTTTATAAAATCGATTTATAAAAAACTCTTAGAAAAGGCTTTAAAAGAGCCTGAAGTTTCTATCATCAGCGGCTTATCGCTTTTTGCAATTTCAATCGGCATCTTTTGGAATTTGGGCCAAGAATTTGTGCCGACCCTTGATGAGCAAGACATCGCGATGCATGCCATTCGAATACCAAGCACTTCCTTGACTCAATCCACTCACATGCAAAAAGAGGTTGAAAAAACAATTTCTGGACTTCCTGAAGTAGCTTATGTTTTTTCCAAAACAGGGACGGCTGAAATGGCCTCTGACCCTATGCCTCCTTGCGTTTCAGACACCTTCATTATCTTGCACCCAAGAAATGAGTGGCCAAATGCCTACTTACCGAAAAATGACTTGATTGCGAAGATTGAAAATGCAGTTCAAGCTCATCCCGGGAATAACTATGAGTTTACCCAGCCCATACAAATGCGCTTTAATGAGCTGATATCCGGTGTTAAAAGCGACTTTGCCGTCAAAATTTATGGGGATGACGTCGAGGTCATGCAAGAGGCGGCAAACGAAATCGGCACTCTATTAGACACGATCCCAGGCTCGGAGGATGTCAAAGTCTCGCAAAGCGAAGGCTTGCCTTTGCTTGATATAAAACTTATTCCCGAGTACTCAAACCGCTTAGGGATTCATGCAAGCGATGTGCTTGATGTTTTATCTATCGCTGCAGGCGGGGGAAAAGCCGGGCAAATTTTTAAGGGCGATCGCCGTTTTGATATTCTTGTTAGAGCCAAGGAATCTAACCGTAATGACCTCCATTCCTTTAAAAACTTACCCATACCCATTATGGATGACCATGGGGATATGGTGTCTTCAGTACCCTTAAAGGAAATTGCAGAGCTTGAGTTTGTTGAAGGCTTAAATGAAGTGCAAAGGGAAAACGGCAAACGTTTTGTCACGGTGGAAGCAAACATTAGAAACCGCGATCTTGGTTCTTTTGTCCATGAATCTTTAAAAACGATTCAAGAGAAAATTCAATTACCTCAAGGCACCTGGATTCAGTTTGGCGGTCAATTTGTCAATTTTATATCGGCAAAAGAAAAGCTAAAGCTTGTTTTGCCAATCCTTATAGGTTTTATTTTAGTATTGCTTTATATGGCGCTGCATTCCTTTAGAGATGCTTTAATGGTTTTTAGCGGGGTTCCTTTGGCTTTAACGGGGGGTATTTTTGCCTTATGGCTTAGGGATATGCCTTTTTCGATTTCATCAGCGGTTGGGCTTATTGCCCTTTCAGGTATTGCTGTTTTAAATGGACTTGTCTTAATTAGCTCAATTGAAGCGCTCTATAAGAAAACGAATAACTTGGAAGAGTCCATTATTCAAGGCGCCGCTTTAAGGTTAAGACCTGTCTTAATGACAGCTTTTGTGGCCTCCCTTGGTTTTTTACCTATGGCGTTGGCTGCAACCACAGGCGCTGAAGTTCAAAA